The Lacrimispora xylanolytica genome has a segment encoding these proteins:
- a CDS encoding helix-turn-helix transcriptional regulator, with amino-acid sequence MEFNKLFLAHLLSNNKLTSAFSACQCLPPEYPLTPEEGDSLLSLMAAGYMNTCYPYRYEITDLPCLCILYTLSGSGVYETGDKRLSLSPETFLFIDGSIRHKIYTEKNSWNYYQLFIEKSKCLFFFREFVKTWGNLAIIPSTPYILSLFSRLTEIPEFLSRDNLIINHRLLTDLLTAAVLPPFASQSDVAPPYLREMKKIMDTRYASSHSLTQFEQTLGISRYRLSREFHELYQVPPLQYLNRRRIEEAKKLLQDPAITVYEAGRRVGMENTTHFIRIFRKYTGTTPANYKNSLPT; translated from the coding sequence TTGGAATTCAACAAACTTTTTTTAGCTCATTTATTAAGTAACAACAAGCTAACTTCTGCTTTCAGTGCCTGCCAGTGCCTGCCACCTGAATATCCCCTAACACCAGAAGAGGGGGATTCCCTCCTTTCCCTGATGGCAGCCGGATATATGAATACCTGTTACCCGTACCGTTACGAAATCACAGATCTTCCCTGTCTTTGTATTCTGTATACCTTATCAGGAAGCGGTGTATACGAAACTGGTGATAAGAGGCTTTCCCTTTCACCCGAAACCTTTCTTTTTATCGATGGTTCTATCCGGCATAAAATTTACACAGAAAAAAACAGCTGGAATTATTACCAGCTGTTTATAGAAAAATCAAAATGCTTATTCTTTTTTAGAGAGTTTGTGAAAACGTGGGGCAATCTTGCTATCATTCCATCCACCCCATACATCCTGTCTCTTTTTTCCCGCCTTACTGAGATTCCTGAATTCCTAAGCAGGGACAACTTAATTATCAATCACAGGCTTCTTACAGACCTGCTTACGGCTGCTGTCCTGCCTCCTTTTGCCTCCCAGTCTGATGTGGCCCCTCCTTATTTGAGGGAAATGAAAAAAATAATGGACACCCGGTACGCCTCTTCCCACAGCCTCACTCAATTTGAGCAGACACTGGGAATCAGCAGATACCGGCTGTCCAGAGAATTTCACGAGCTTTATCAGGTCCCGCCTTTGCAGTATTTAAACAGGCGGAGAATTGAAGAAGCAAAAAAACTGCTTCAGGACCCAGCCATCACCGTATACGAAGCAGGCCGGCGGGTGGGAATGGAAAACACCACTCATTTTATCCGTATCTTTCGCAAATACACAGGAACAACACCTGCCAATTACAAAAATTCCCTGCCCACTTAG